A portion of the Oscillospiraceae bacterium genome contains these proteins:
- a CDS encoding aldose epimerase: protein MNQITTRYITENGACYEQYVISDPVAKTELVITPERGGMITGFTLDGDEYIWTRRPNFSECSRPRFGVPVLFPNCGGPDGGVHYFDGKAYPMENHGLADLCAWDVESVGPDGVTLVLEATPLTKFLYPFDFTLLVNYNLEGNKAAISLTVINEGNTDMPFSFGYHPYFMASKLENVDFDIKCATCSESAKGEQPAAPEKITLTRKEGADNTIRLMTGVEFPMTFTDKGNGHKVTVDADETFGNGVLWQQDAENFVCMEPWNGWANSVNEEGRHEVLEPDEAMTSEWSITIEKV from the coding sequence ATGAATCAGATCACCACCCGGTACATCACCGAGAACGGCGCCTGCTATGAGCAGTACGTCATTTCGGACCCGGTGGCCAAGACCGAATTGGTCATTACCCCGGAGCGCGGCGGCATGATCACCGGCTTTACGCTGGACGGTGACGAGTACATCTGGACCCGTCGCCCCAACTTCTCCGAGTGCAGCCGCCCCCGCTTCGGCGTGCCGGTGCTGTTCCCCAACTGCGGCGGCCCGGACGGCGGTGTGCACTATTTTGACGGCAAGGCCTACCCCATGGAAAACCATGGTCTGGCTGACCTGTGCGCATGGGACGTGGAGAGCGTCGGCCCGGACGGCGTGACTCTGGTGCTGGAAGCCACCCCGCTGACCAAGTTCCTCTACCCGTTCGATTTCACCCTGCTGGTGAACTACAACCTGGAGGGCAACAAGGCCGCCATCAGCCTGACCGTCATCAACGAGGGCAATACCGATATGCCCTTCAGCTTCGGCTATCACCCCTACTTCATGGCCTCCAAGCTGGAGAATGTGGACTTTGACATCAAGTGTGCCACCTGCTCTGAGAGCGCCAAGGGCGAGCAGCCCGCCGCCCCGGAAAAGATCACCCTCACCCGCAAGGAGGGGGCCGACAACACCATCCGCCTGATGACCGGCGTGGAGTTCCCCATGACCTTCACCGACAAGGGCAACGGCCACAAGGTGACCGTGGATGCGGACGAGACCTTTGGCAACGGCGTGCTGTGGCAGCAGGATGCCGAGAACTTCGTCTGCATGGAGCCCTGGAACGGCTGGGCCAACAGCGTGAACGAGGAAGGCAGGCACGAGGTGCTGGAGCCGGACGAGGCCATGACCAGCGAGTGGAGCATCACCATCGAGAAGGTGTAA
- a CDS encoding altronate dehydratase family protein, translating to MPQAIHISPIDNVVVALHPIAKGTLVEVDGLAVTALEDIPQGHKMAVKPIKNGENVIKYGFPIGHATADAQPGTWMHTHNMHTNLSGEVEYSYNPAPDLAPLPKVEPETFMGFRRKDGRAAIRNEIWIIPTVGCVNDIAKKIVADNQDLVTGSIEGLYTFTHPFGCSQTGHDHAQTRKLLAALVRHPNAAAVLVLSLGCENLTHEQFLTELGEYDHDRVKFLTCQDVEDEFAAARDILKELAAYAGQFQREPIPVSDLVVGMKCGGSDGLSGITANPTIGRFSDMMGQRGGSTVLTEVPEMFGAEGFLMDRCINKDVFGKAEHMINGFKEYFISHNEVVYDNPSPGNKQGGITTLEDKSCGCVQKGGTAPIMDVIGYGDPVVTKGLNMLYGPGNDLVSATAMTAAGAHLILFSTGRGTPFSAPAPTLKISTNTPLAEKKSGWIDFNTGVIADGEKSIDEAAKDLLDLVIRVASGEQTKAEKHGFREISIFKDGVVL from the coding sequence ATGCCGCAGGCAATTCATATCAGCCCCATCGACAACGTGGTCGTTGCCCTGCATCCCATTGCCAAGGGCACGCTGGTGGAAGTGGACGGCCTTGCCGTGACCGCTCTGGAGGACATCCCCCAGGGCCACAAGATGGCTGTCAAGCCCATCAAGAACGGTGAGAACGTCATCAAGTACGGCTTCCCCATCGGTCATGCCACCGCTGACGCCCAGCCGGGTACCTGGATGCACACCCACAACATGCACACCAACCTGTCCGGTGAGGTGGAGTACAGCTACAACCCCGCCCCGGATCTGGCCCCGCTGCCCAAGGTGGAGCCGGAGACCTTCATGGGCTTCCGCCGCAAGGACGGCCGCGCCGCCATCCGCAACGAGATCTGGATCATCCCCACCGTGGGCTGCGTCAACGACATCGCCAAGAAGATCGTTGCCGATAACCAGGATCTGGTCACCGGCTCCATCGAGGGCCTGTATACCTTCACCCATCCCTTCGGCTGCAGCCAGACCGGCCATGACCATGCACAGACCCGCAAACTGCTGGCTGCGCTGGTGCGCCACCCCAATGCTGCCGCTGTTCTGGTGCTTTCCCTCGGCTGCGAGAACCTGACCCACGAGCAGTTCCTGACCGAGCTAGGCGAGTATGACCACGACCGGGTCAAGTTCCTGACCTGCCAGGACGTGGAGGACGAGTTTGCCGCTGCCCGCGATATCCTGAAGGAGCTGGCAGCCTACGCCGGTCAGTTCCAGCGTGAGCCCATCCCCGTGTCCGACCTGGTGGTGGGCATGAAGTGCGGCGGCTCCGACGGCCTGTCCGGCATCACCGCCAACCCCACCATCGGTCGCTTCTCCGACATGATGGGCCAGCGCGGCGGTTCCACCGTGCTGACCGAGGTGCCTGAGATGTTCGGTGCCGAGGGCTTCCTGATGGACCGCTGCATCAACAAGGATGTGTTCGGCAAGGCTGAGCACATGATCAACGGTTTCAAAGAGTACTTCATCAGCCACAATGAGGTGGTCTACGACAACCCCTCTCCGGGCAACAAGCAGGGCGGCATCACCACTCTGGAGGACAAGAGCTGCGGCTGTGTCCAGAAGGGCGGCACTGCACCCATCATGGACGTCATCGGCTACGGTGACCCTGTGGTGACCAAGGGCCTGAACATGCTGTACGGCCCCGGCAACGATCTGGTGTCGGCCACGGCCATGACCGCCGCAGGCGCACACCTGATCCTGTTCTCCACCGGCCGCGGCACCCCGTTCTCGGCTCCGGCTCCCACCCTGAAGATCTCCACCAACACCCCGCTGGCGGAGAAGAAGTCCGGCTGGATCGACTTCAACACCGGCGTCATCGCTGACGGCGAGAAGAGCATCGACGAGGCTGCAAAAGATCTGCTGGATCTGGTCATTCGTGTGGCCAGCGGCGAGCAGACCAAGGCCGAGAAGCACGGCTTCCGGGAGATCTCCATCTTTAAGGACGGCGTGGTTCTGTAA
- a CDS encoding tagaturonate reductase, with the protein METLNYKVLAETGYNGYILKDAPVKVMQFGEGNFLRAFVDYFYDIANEKAGYNGKVKLVQPIGNFPQMADWINEQEGLYTLYLRGSEKGQKVDAKRVISCVSDCVCPYVDGKWDEVLALARSEKLETVVSNTTEAGIAYTQGDSAFDQVPPNSFPAKLTRVLYERYKAFNGAADKGLVILSCELIDNNGKELQKCCNNYAKDWNLDAAFIDWMNNANTFCSTLVDRIVPGRIRDPKELAALEEANGYHDTVLDVGEVFGVWVIEGPAGLEDKLPFKKAGVNVMVVPDVTPYKKRKVRILNGAHTGFVLGAYLAGFDIVRDCMHNDTIRGFMNKMLHEEIIPTLPLDKKDLEEFASAVEDRFNNPFVNHELMSISLNSTSKWKARNMPSFLAYIDEQKKLPKCLTMSLAAYIAFYSNDIQERTADGLICKRPAGNTYKIQDDAWALDFYYAHKDDTAAQLVHAVLTNTQMWDQDLTQISGLEAAVLADLEKIRTEGAEAAYKSCL; encoded by the coding sequence ATGGAAACTTTGAACTACAAGGTTCTGGCTGAGACTGGCTACAACGGCTACATCCTCAAGGATGCCCCCGTCAAGGTCATGCAGTTCGGCGAAGGCAACTTCCTGCGTGCTTTCGTGGATTATTTCTATGATATCGCCAATGAGAAGGCTGGCTACAACGGCAAGGTCAAGCTGGTGCAGCCCATCGGCAACTTCCCCCAGATGGCGGACTGGATCAACGAGCAGGAGGGCCTGTACACCCTGTACCTGCGCGGCAGCGAGAAGGGCCAGAAGGTCGATGCCAAGCGCGTGATCTCCTGCGTGTCCGACTGTGTGTGCCCCTATGTGGACGGCAAGTGGGACGAAGTGCTGGCTCTGGCCCGCTCCGAAAAGCTGGAGACCGTTGTATCCAACACCACCGAGGCCGGCATTGCTTACACCCAGGGCGACAGCGCGTTCGACCAGGTGCCCCCCAACAGCTTCCCTGCAAAGCTGACCCGTGTGCTGTATGAGCGCTACAAGGCCTTCAACGGCGCTGCCGACAAGGGCCTGGTCATCCTGAGCTGCGAGCTGATCGACAACAACGGCAAGGAGCTGCAGAAGTGCTGCAACAACTACGCCAAGGACTGGAACCTGGACGCTGCCTTCATCGACTGGATGAACAACGCCAACACCTTCTGCTCCACCCTGGTGGACCGCATCGTTCCGGGCCGCATCCGTGACCCGAAGGAGCTGGCTGCGCTGGAAGAGGCCAACGGCTACCACGATACCGTGCTGGACGTCGGCGAAGTGTTCGGCGTCTGGGTCATCGAGGGCCCCGCAGGTCTGGAGGACAAGCTGCCGTTCAAGAAGGCCGGCGTCAACGTCATGGTCGTGCCCGATGTCACCCCCTACAAGAAGCGCAAGGTCCGCATCCTGAACGGTGCCCACACCGGTTTCGTTCTGGGCGCATACCTGGCCGGTTTTGACATCGTGCGTGACTGCATGCACAACGATACCATCCGCGGCTTCATGAACAAGATGCTGCACGAGGAGATCATCCCCACCCTGCCGCTGGACAAGAAGGATCTGGAAGAGTTCGCTTCCGCCGTGGAGGACCGTTTCAACAACCCGTTCGTCAACCATGAGTTGATGAGCATTTCCCTGAACTCCACCTCCAAGTGGAAGGCCCGCAACATGCCGTCCTTCCTGGCCTACATCGACGAGCAGAAGAAGCTGCCCAAGTGCCTGACCATGAGCCTGGCTGCTTACATTGCCTTCTATTCCAACGACATCCAGGAGCGCACCGCGGACGGCCTGATCTGCAAGCGCCCCGCCGGCAACACCTACAAGATCCAGGATGACGCATGGGCTCTGGACTTCTACTATGCCCACAAGGATGACACCGCTGCCCAGCTGGTGCACGCTGTGCTGACCAACACCCAGATGTGGGATCAGGATCTGACGCAGATCTCCGGTCTGGAAGCCGCTGTTCTGGCCGATCTGGAGAAGATCCGCACCGAGGGCGCCGAGGCTGCTTACAAGAGCTGCCTGTAA
- the uxaC gene encoding glucuronate isomerase, whose amino-acid sequence MKAFMDKDFMLQSATAQHLYHDYAAGMPICDYHCHIPPREIYENRRFDNIAQVWLGGRNPDGSYFGDHYKWRVMRSNGVPEEYITGDKPDRERFQKFAEALPMAIGNPMYHWTNLELHTFFGYDGVLNGDTAEEVWNLCNDKLQHDPKLTVRGLIEQSNVAFIGTTDDPIDDLYWHQKIKEDPTIKFTVVPSFRPDKALNINKPGFAEYMGKLAAVVGKEKLACINCVTDALTKRIEFFADMGCRASDHGLDYIPYREATKEEVNAIYQKVMAGESCTVEEAEKYQTYILIHLGKQYHRLGIAMQIHYNCLRGVNRKMNALLGPDTGFDMINTTTCGGQIASLLSALNDTDECPKTIIYSLNPADNEQIGTILGCFQSSEVPGKIQHGSAWWFNDQKIGMENQMKSLANLGLLGNFVGMLTDSRSFLSYTRHDYFRRILCNLIGQWVEDGEYPNDEKALEKIVKGICFDNAKRYFAL is encoded by the coding sequence ATGAAAGCATTTATGGATAAGGACTTCATGCTCCAGTCTGCCACCGCGCAGCACCTGTACCACGACTACGCAGCCGGCATGCCCATCTGCGACTACCACTGCCACATCCCGCCCCGCGAGATCTACGAGAACCGCCGCTTCGACAACATCGCTCAGGTGTGGCTGGGCGGCCGCAACCCGGACGGCAGCTACTTCGGCGATCATTATAAGTGGCGCGTGATGCGTTCCAACGGCGTGCCCGAAGAGTACATCACCGGCGACAAGCCCGACCGCGAGCGTTTCCAGAAGTTTGCCGAGGCTCTGCCCATGGCCATCGGCAACCCGATGTACCACTGGACCAACCTGGAGCTGCACACCTTCTTTGGTTACGACGGCGTGCTGAACGGCGACACCGCCGAGGAAGTGTGGAACCTGTGCAACGACAAGCTGCAGCACGACCCCAAGCTGACCGTGCGCGGCCTGATCGAGCAGAGCAACGTGGCCTTCATCGGCACCACCGATGACCCCATCGACGACCTGTACTGGCACCAGAAGATCAAGGAAGATCCCACCATCAAGTTCACCGTGGTGCCTTCCTTCCGCCCCGATAAGGCCCTCAACATCAACAAGCCCGGCTTCGCTGAGTACATGGGCAAGCTGGCTGCCGTTGTGGGTAAGGAAAAGCTGGCCTGCATCAACTGCGTGACCGATGCCCTGACCAAGCGCATCGAGTTCTTTGCCGATATGGGCTGCCGCGCTTCCGACCACGGCCTGGACTACATCCCCTACCGTGAGGCCACCAAGGAAGAGGTCAACGCCATTTACCAGAAGGTGATGGCCGGCGAGAGCTGCACCGTGGAAGAGGCTGAGAAGTACCAGACCTACATCCTGATCCACCTGGGCAAGCAGTATCACCGCCTGGGCATCGCTATGCAGATCCACTACAACTGCCTGCGCGGCGTGAACCGCAAGATGAACGCCCTGCTGGGCCCCGACACCGGCTTTGACATGATCAACACCACCACCTGCGGCGGCCAGATCGCAAGCCTGCTCAGCGCCCTGAACGACACCGATGAGTGCCCCAAGACCATCATCTACAGCCTGAACCCCGCCGACAACGAGCAGATCGGCACCATCCTGGGCTGCTTCCAGAGCAGCGAGGTGCCCGGCAAGATCCAGCACGGTTCTGCCTGGTGGTTCAACGACCAGAAGATCGGCATGGAGAACCAGATGAAGAGCCTGGCCAACCTGGGCCTGCTGGGCAACTTCGTGGGCATGCTCACCGACAGCCGCAGCTTCCTGAGCTACACCCGCCACGACTACTTCCGCCGCATCCTGTGCAACCTGATCGGCCAGTGGGTCGAGGATGGCGAGTACCCCAACGACGAAAAGGCTCTGGAGAAGATCGTCAAGGGCATCTGCTTCGACAACGCAAAGCGTTACTTCGCCCTGTAA
- a CDS encoding FAD-dependent oxidoreductase — translation MKKISRSGFLKLAATAAMSGVTAGALTACGNSASSSSAAASSAAVYTPGTYTAKATGMGEVTVSMTFTENAITDVTVDTANETIDLARNSAEDFQKALMEAQSAEIDGVSGATYTSGAVREAAASCIQQAMGVAVEAPAEAPAAAEVKSGFPACEENLGGATAAGQGEIAFVADPIADSEIKETVNVDVLVCGQGPAGMAAALACAEQGLKTVAVEKGASPTWRSATMGAFHDRVHQKFGVEFDTKQWLDDAMVNCAYRGEQTVYQKWIDTCDEAVNWLLDQLEIPVENYSLTFNAGDFPEFTAAYDELSLSRSWNTSLNIPMAADEIAAKLQEKITAAGAEVLFNTPVVQLVTEGEKVVGAIVKGENGYVKYLTAKGVVLATGGYEFNPEKLAACCRPRDLALGHWMNGTKTNTGDGHEMAKAIGAMEDEYPHPLMLDPEQLMPYLRVNKRGVRFTAEYEAYNHLANAIQAQPGAYNYYIVDANVMDIVTSIWTPSSSCYGPKEVWAGAATSDKALKADTLEELAEKMGVPADAFVATINHWNEMCDAGEDTDFHFPGKMMHKIDTAPFYATKEMASALCTCGGLQITDKSEVLNAEAQPIAGLYAIGNVSGSMFSGTYPHNENCLSHSRCVTFGYNVAKTLAAL, via the coding sequence ATGAAAAAAATCTCTCGTTCCGGTTTTTTGAAGCTGGCCGCCACGGCTGCTATGAGCGGTGTGACTGCGGGTGCATTGACTGCCTGCGGGAATTCGGCAAGTTCCTCTTCGGCTGCCGCTTCGAGCGCTGCTGTTTATACGCCGGGCACTTATACCGCCAAGGCTACCGGTATGGGTGAGGTGACGGTCAGCATGACCTTTACCGAGAATGCTATTACCGACGTGACGGTGGACACCGCCAACGAGACCATCGACCTGGCCCGCAACTCGGCTGAGGATTTCCAGAAGGCTCTGATGGAGGCCCAGAGCGCAGAGATCGACGGCGTTTCCGGTGCGACCTACACTTCGGGTGCCGTGCGGGAGGCAGCTGCTTCCTGCATCCAGCAAGCAATGGGTGTGGCCGTCGAAGCGCCTGCCGAAGCTCCGGCTGCTGCAGAAGTGAAGAGCGGTTTCCCTGCCTGTGAGGAAAACCTGGGCGGTGCCACAGCTGCCGGTCAGGGCGAGATCGCTTTTGTGGCAGACCCCATCGCGGACAGCGAAATCAAAGAGACCGTCAATGTGGATGTACTGGTCTGTGGTCAGGGGCCTGCCGGTATGGCTGCCGCCCTTGCCTGTGCAGAACAGGGCCTGAAAACAGTCGCCGTGGAGAAGGGCGCTTCGCCCACCTGGCGCAGTGCCACCATGGGCGCTTTCCACGACCGTGTGCACCAGAAGTTCGGCGTGGAATTTGATACCAAGCAGTGGCTGGATGATGCCATGGTCAACTGTGCGTACCGCGGTGAGCAGACTGTGTATCAGAAGTGGATCGATACCTGCGACGAAGCGGTCAACTGGTTATTGGATCAGCTGGAGATCCCGGTGGAAAACTATTCTCTGACCTTCAACGCCGGTGATTTCCCGGAGTTCACCGCTGCCTATGATGAGCTGAGCCTGTCCCGCAGCTGGAACACCTCCCTCAACATCCCGATGGCAGCCGATGAGATCGCCGCAAAGCTGCAGGAAAAAATCACTGCTGCCGGTGCGGAAGTGCTGTTCAACACCCCGGTCGTCCAGCTGGTGACCGAGGGCGAAAAGGTCGTGGGTGCTATCGTCAAGGGGGAAAACGGTTATGTGAAGTATCTGACCGCTAAGGGCGTCGTTCTGGCCACCGGCGGCTATGAGTTCAACCCGGAAAAACTGGCTGCCTGCTGCCGCCCGCGTGACCTGGCACTGGGCCACTGGATGAACGGCACCAAGACCAACACCGGTGACGGCCACGAGATGGCAAAAGCCATCGGTGCAATGGAGGACGAATATCCGCACCCGCTGATGTTGGATCCGGAGCAGCTGATGCCGTATCTGCGCGTCAATAAGCGGGGCGTGCGTTTTACGGCCGAGTACGAGGCCTATAACCATCTGGCAAACGCCATTCAGGCACAGCCGGGCGCATACAATTACTACATTGTAGACGCAAACGTGATGGACATCGTCACCAGTATCTGGACGCCGTCCTCCAGCTGCTACGGCCCCAAGGAGGTCTGGGCCGGTGCCGCTACCAGCGACAAGGCACTGAAGGCTGATACGCTGGAGGAACTTGCAGAGAAGATGGGCGTGCCCGCTGATGCCTTTGTGGCGACCATCAACCACTGGAACGAGATGTGCGATGCCGGTGAGGACACCGATTTCCATTTCCCTGGCAAGATGATGCACAAGATCGACACCGCGCCCTTCTATGCAACCAAAGAGATGGCGTCTGCTCTGTGCACTTGCGGCGGCCTGCAGATCACGGATAAGAGTGAGGTGCTGAACGCCGAGGCACAGCCCATTGCGGGCCTGTACGCCATCGGCAATGTGTCCGGCAGCATGTTCTCTGGTACCTATCCCCACAATGAGAACTGCCTGAGCCACAGCCGTTGTGTCACCTTTGGCTACAATGTTGCCAAGACCCTGGCTGCCCTGTAA
- a CDS encoding LysR family transcriptional regulator: MDYKQLQFFLAVCEAQSFRNAAARCYVSQQAISKSLSNLEQELGVQLFVRNQNGVSLTEAGQQLEKLARPHLNQRDEILRQMRSFHSKQQLHIGYFMGFLQELPPHFFPQFQEFHPEVQLHYHSYTDTEHSRCYRNYDCDLVITTSPLTSSDFIELAHSESSIGVILSCDHSLAKKNVLTTEDLKTVPLITLNTENRSQTRLLECLQAKGLTIDSFLGDADGELASDLLQKGFVSFYAGKESSLAENECFRPLSDLQLQWEFFIYGKRSHRITSLQRELIQQILSAVSPH, from the coding sequence ATGGATTACAAACAGCTACAGTTCTTTCTTGCCGTGTGCGAAGCACAAAGTTTCCGGAATGCTGCCGCCAGATGTTACGTCAGCCAGCAGGCGATCAGTAAGTCGCTTTCCAACCTGGAGCAAGAGCTTGGTGTTCAATTATTCGTGCGGAATCAAAACGGCGTGTCCCTTACCGAAGCCGGTCAGCAGCTTGAAAAACTGGCACGGCCGCATCTGAACCAGCGGGACGAAATTTTACGGCAGATGCGCAGCTTTCACTCCAAGCAGCAGCTTCACATCGGATATTTCATGGGATTCCTGCAGGAGCTCCCTCCGCATTTCTTCCCGCAATTCCAGGAATTCCATCCAGAAGTCCAGCTACATTACCACAGTTATACCGATACCGAACACAGCCGCTGTTATCGTAATTACGACTGTGACCTTGTCATCACAACTTCGCCCTTGACCAGCAGCGACTTCATTGAATTGGCTCATTCAGAAAGTTCCATTGGCGTGATCCTGTCCTGCGATCATTCCCTCGCAAAAAAGAACGTTCTGACTACAGAGGATCTGAAAACCGTTCCGCTTATTACATTGAACACGGAAAATCGCTCACAGACCCGTCTGCTGGAATGCCTGCAAGCAAAAGGCCTGACGATTGACAGCTTTCTGGGCGATGCCGATGGAGAACTTGCTTCCGATCTTCTGCAAAAAGGCTTTGTTTCTTTTTATGCCGGCAAAGAAAGCTCTCTGGCCGAAAATGAGTGTTTTCGGCCTTTGTCGGACCTGCAGCTCCAATGGGAATTTTTCATTTATGGCAAACGCAGCCACCGTATCACCTCCTTGCAGCGTGAACTCATTCAGCAGATCCTGTCCGCAGTTTCTCCCCATTGA
- a CDS encoding MerR family transcriptional regulator: MKIHELARLSGVNPETIRMYRQKGLLHPAKLANGYFDYSACNLYELMFVRKLRGANLGLETIASFYAEDGQAGALRNMKQEIRALEEAIRELEQRKKQLMSTLGHYVLFSNQPQQVQELTLRSECWFVPLELEPADSVCRRWMKHADALFTGIRIAPAYLEQPTQQVPYTMELGAYTEDLKRLKLPLPPQARRMPGGTYLSSFLEAETDGTLRGGQLQPVLDYAAAHHYRFCPEQGAFLYCLNGGEEALQLVFCFQVRVEPENG; the protein is encoded by the coding sequence ATGAAAATCCACGAACTGGCGCGCCTGTCCGGCGTCAACCCGGAAACCATCCGCATGTACCGGCAAAAAGGCCTGCTGCACCCGGCAAAGCTTGCCAACGGGTACTTTGATTATTCGGCCTGCAACCTCTATGAGCTGATGTTTGTGCGCAAGCTGCGGGGTGCGAATCTGGGGCTGGAGACCATTGCGTCCTTTTATGCGGAGGATGGGCAGGCCGGTGCGCTGCGGAACATGAAGCAGGAGATCCGTGCACTGGAGGAAGCCATCCGGGAGCTGGAGCAGCGCAAGAAGCAGCTCATGTCCACACTGGGACACTATGTGCTGTTCTCCAACCAGCCGCAGCAGGTGCAGGAATTGACCCTGCGTTCGGAGTGCTGGTTCGTGCCGCTGGAGCTGGAACCGGCGGACAGCGTGTGCCGACGGTGGATGAAACATGCGGATGCTTTGTTCACCGGCATCCGCATCGCCCCGGCGTATCTGGAACAGCCGACGCAGCAGGTGCCTTATACGATGGAGCTGGGAGCCTACACCGAGGACCTGAAGCGTCTGAAGCTGCCCTTGCCGCCGCAGGCCCGCCGGATGCCCGGCGGCACCTACCTGAGCAGCTTTCTGGAAGCGGAGACCGACGGCACCCTCCGGGGCGGTCAGCTGCAGCCGGTGCTCGATTATGCAGCGGCCCACCACTACCGGTTCTGCCCGGAACAGGGAGCCTTCCTCTACTGCCTGAATGGTGGGGAGGAGGCACTGCAGCTGGTGTTCTGCTTTCAGGTCCGGGTGGAACCGGAAAATGGATAA